In Chryseobacterium camelliae, one DNA window encodes the following:
- a CDS encoding 1-acyl-sn-glycerol-3-phosphate acyltransferase, whose protein sequence is MSKFDEIRPYHDHEVNAALNGVARHPMMKALMQFTFPDEEEGFWLSQFKGIHSISEFQHRFISQTVRQIIRQSSEGLSTSGFDQLDKNTAYLFISNHRDIVLDTSLLNLVLLDHGLIMTSSAIGDNLVQKTFLHVLAKLNRNFLVQRGLSVREQLESSKLMSEYIDHLLHSENRSVWIAQREGRTKDGNDATQQGVLKMLAMAACEQPLTQFFKKLKIVPLSISYEYDPTDALKMPQIMAQFKNEVYIKSSGEDFKTMLSGILGQKKRIHLHAGKVLDSELDQLECTSEGKNKQLQAIAKLIDHSIIQHYRLWPTNYIAFDLLNNSGQYSGHYTEEEKQLFERRLEMRINSSDTELKKSFLAMYANPVVNANKESRMSMP, encoded by the coding sequence ATGTCGAAATTCGATGAGATCAGGCCCTATCATGATCACGAAGTGAATGCTGCTTTGAACGGTGTAGCAAGGCATCCCATGATGAAAGCACTGATGCAGTTCACATTTCCGGATGAAGAAGAAGGGTTTTGGCTAAGTCAGTTTAAAGGCATCCATTCCATAAGCGAGTTCCAGCACCGTTTTATATCGCAGACCGTCCGGCAGATCATCAGGCAAAGTTCGGAGGGTTTATCCACGTCAGGATTCGATCAGCTGGATAAAAATACGGCTTATCTTTTCATTTCCAATCACAGGGATATCGTTCTGGATACTTCGCTGCTGAATCTTGTTTTGCTGGATCATGGACTGATTATGACTTCTTCCGCTATCGGCGACAATCTGGTTCAAAAGACATTTTTACATGTCCTGGCCAAACTGAACCGTAATTTTTTGGTTCAGAGGGGCTTATCCGTTCGGGAACAGCTGGAAAGCTCAAAGCTGATGTCAGAATATATAGACCATTTGCTGCATTCAGAAAATCGTTCAGTCTGGATTGCACAGCGGGAAGGCCGTACCAAAGACGGAAATGATGCTACACAGCAGGGCGTTTTAAAAATGCTGGCTATGGCAGCATGTGAACAGCCGCTGACCCAGTTCTTTAAAAAGCTTAAAATTGTGCCGCTATCCATTTCCTATGAATATGATCCCACCGACGCACTGAAAATGCCACAGATTATGGCTCAATTCAAAAATGAAGTCTATATTAAGAGCAGCGGTGAAGACTTCAAAACCATGCTGAGCGGAATACTGGGCCAGAAAAAACGCATTCATCTGCATGCCGGTAAGGTCCTGGATTCAGAGTTAGATCAGCTGGAATGCACATCTGAAGGTAAGAACAAGCAGCTTCAGGCGATTGCAAAATTGATAGACCATTCTATTATCCAGCATTACAGGCTGTGGCCGACGAATTACATTGCTTTCGATTTGCTGAATAATTCTGGTCAATATTCAGGGCATTACACAGAAGAGGAAAAACAGCTTTTTGAACGCCGTCTTGAGATGCGGATCAATAGCTCGGATACTGAACTGAAAAAGAGCTTTCTGGCGATGTATGCCAATCCTGTTGTTAATGCCAACAAAGAAAGCAGGATGAGCATGCCATGA
- a CDS encoding CinA family protein → MILKPSKIDLTIEQIHVKSFVHFLVELQNLLEFIGEELTALNETVSVAESVTSGFLQFSFSQVKDAGRFFKGGMTAYTLDENISLFHISDDEASFCNGVSPNIAEVMALEVASRYESDWSIAVTGYTVPVKESQNKLYAFFSISRHGKIILSEKLDLHSRTLPLKAQLYYSEFILGCFKLELDKIKFDQQAV, encoded by the coding sequence ATGATTTTAAAACCTTCCAAAATCGATTTAACCATTGAACAGATTCATGTGAAATCTTTTGTTCATTTTCTTGTAGAGCTGCAAAATCTGCTGGAATTCATAGGAGAGGAGCTCACTGCCCTGAATGAGACGGTTTCCGTTGCGGAAAGCGTAACTTCAGGATTTTTACAGTTCTCTTTTTCACAGGTTAAAGATGCAGGCCGTTTCTTTAAAGGAGGAATGACGGCATATACACTTGACGAGAACATCAGCCTTTTCCACATCAGTGATGATGAAGCTTCCTTCTGTAACGGAGTATCTCCCAATATTGCTGAGGTAATGGCTTTGGAAGTAGCCTCCAGATACGAAAGTGACTGGTCGATTGCAGTAACAGGCTATACGGTTCCTGTTAAAGAATCCCAGAATAAACTCTATGCATTCTTTTCCATATCAAGGCACGGTAAAATAATCCTTTCGGAAAAACTTGACCTGCACTCCCGCACTTTGCCCTTAAAAGCGCAATTGTACTACAGCGAATTTATCCTCGGATGTTTTAAACTGGAACTGGATAAAATAAAGTTCGATCAGCAGGCGGTCTGA
- a CDS encoding DUF962 domain-containing protein produces MSGRIQTYKEFYQFYLSEHHKTGTRIFHFIGILLFFFVIGYVISSGKERFLWYVPIFGYGFAWFSHAVIERNKPATFRYPVWSLISDFRLFFELLIGKQKFNAGHETPKDTVRHVEAYAD; encoded by the coding sequence ATGTCTGGAAGAATACAAACCTATAAAGAGTTTTATCAGTTTTACCTCTCTGAGCATCATAAAACCGGTACAAGGATATTCCATTTCATTGGTATACTGCTGTTTTTTTTCGTCATCGGATATGTGATCAGCTCAGGAAAAGAACGGTTTTTGTGGTATGTACCGATATTCGGATACGGCTTTGCATGGTTCAGCCATGCGGTCATTGAGAGAAATAAACCTGCTACATTCAGGTATCCTGTATGGTCTCTTATTTCTGATTTCAGGCTGTTTTTTGAACTGCTGATCGGAAAACAGAAATTTAACGCCGGCCATGAGACACCAAAGGATACGGTAAGGCATGTTGAAGCGTATGCAGATTAA
- a CDS encoding VOC family protein, whose protein sequence is MNLVSIRIITADIDALLRFYERITGVEAIRYTPDFAELKTPTATLAIGSTRTLQFFGGENVAKPAENRTAIIEFMVNDVERIFEHLRPFLDSYLIQKPTIMPWGNKSLLFRDPDGNLVNFFSPVTEAAAEKFRHYAIGE, encoded by the coding sequence ATGAATTTAGTATCCATACGCATCATTACGGCAGATATCGATGCATTACTCCGTTTTTATGAGCGGATTACAGGAGTTGAGGCCATCAGGTATACGCCTGATTTTGCAGAATTAAAAACACCGACCGCCACTCTTGCGATCGGCAGTACGAGGACCCTCCAGTTTTTCGGTGGAGAAAACGTTGCAAAGCCTGCAGAGAACCGGACAGCAATCATAGAATTTATGGTTAATGACGTTGAGCGGATATTTGAGCACTTACGGCCGTTTTTGGATTCTTACCTGATACAGAAACCTACGATAATGCCCTGGGGAAATAAATCGCTATTGTTCAGAGATCCGGATGGTAATCTGGTCAACTTTTTTAGCCCTGTAACAGAAGCAGCTGCTGAAAAATTCAGGCATTATGCAATAGGAGAATAG
- a CDS encoding alpha/beta fold hydrolase encodes MELIKINGIELNTEIKGSGKPLLLIHGIGGNLKQLDIIANPLSELFRTISFDLRGHGASSKPREYTLQDHIQDVLAVMDYYSDETAYILGGSMGSYIAQGVAIAAPERITKMVLTVPKSHGATSSVQRLLTEHKKEIEGKSFHDSVLALLKYCVYDPEKMKDHIDLLETGLTPEEFAAANKAIAGFDFRKDLPKVRAETLVISGAYDGLNPVEEGREVASLIPNARFIEMKFSGHAPMYEEPELYLTYVKDFLLS; translated from the coding sequence ATGGAACTTATCAAGATCAACGGTATTGAGCTGAATACCGAAATTAAAGGAAGCGGAAAACCCCTGCTGCTTATTCATGGCATCGGCGGAAATCTTAAACAACTGGATATTATTGCCAATCCGCTGTCGGAACTATTCAGGACAATCTCATTTGACCTCCGCGGTCACGGAGCAAGCAGTAAACCACGCGAGTATACATTACAGGACCATATTCAGGATGTTCTGGCCGTTATGGATTATTACAGTGATGAAACGGCTTACATACTCGGAGGTTCTATGGGCAGCTACATTGCTCAGGGCGTAGCGATCGCAGCACCGGAACGTATCACAAAAATGGTTCTGACAGTCCCTAAATCGCACGGAGCTACATCATCCGTACAAAGGCTGCTCACGGAGCATAAAAAGGAAATTGAAGGCAAAAGCTTTCATGATTCGGTCTTAGCCCTTCTTAAATATTGCGTGTATGACCCGGAAAAGATGAAAGACCATATAGACCTTCTGGAAACGGGTTTAACTCCTGAAGAATTTGCCGCCGCCAATAAGGCGATAGCCGGTTTTGATTTTAGAAAGGACCTGCCTAAAGTAAGGGCAGAAACACTCGTAATCAGCGGTGCATACGATGGGTTAAATCCTGTGGAAGAAGGAAGAGAAGTCGCCTCGCTGATCCCGAATGCCCGATTTATAGAAATGAAATTCTCTGGTCATGCCCCTATGTATGAGGAACCGGAATTATACCTGACTTATGTGAAGGATTTTCTTTTATCGTGA
- a CDS encoding Tex family protein, with protein MNATSFIQQSSNISEKSIKATLQLLAEDCTIPFISRYRKDATGNLDETQIEQISKLSQQFEDIVKRKESILKSMEEQGVLTAELQQRIQDSFSLQELEDLYLPYKKRRKTRADAAKEKGLEPLARIIMSQKGNDLMSLAGKYLNDQVASEEEALQGARDIMAEWINENMYVRKNLRRMFQRKAVISSKAVKAKLEDEGAQKFAQYFDWEEQLGKMPSHRLLAMLRAESEGFVKVNTGIDKEEAIDFIEQAVIKSRNECSEQIALAIKDSYKRLLEPAISNETLQEAKEKADRKAIEVFSENLKQLLLAPPLGEKRILAIDPGYRSGCKVVCLDEKGDLLHNETIYPHAPQHETGMAIKKIRSMVNAYGIEAISIGNGTASRETEFFIKKIAFDRPLQVFVVSEAGASVYSASRIAREEFPGYDVTVRGSVSIGRRLADPLAELVKIDPKSIGVGQYQHDVDQTQLKSELDATVMKCVNAVGINLNTASKSLLSYVSGIGEKMAENIVNYRSEHGAFEDRKQLKKVPRLGEKAFQQAAAFVRVPGSKNPLDNSAVHPEAYGLVEKMAKDLGIKTHELIANKEKIAAIKPEQYVTDTIGILGIRDILKELEKPGLDPRKAAKIFEFDPNVKSIKDLKAGMVLPGIVNNITAFGCFVDLGIKESGLVHISQLKDGFVSDVNEVVKMHQHVQVKVTDVDEARKRIQLSMIL; from the coding sequence ATGAACGCTACAAGCTTTATACAACAATCCTCTAATATTTCCGAAAAAAGCATTAAGGCTACCCTTCAATTGTTAGCTGAAGACTGTACCATCCCATTCATTTCCCGGTACCGTAAAGATGCCACGGGAAATCTGGATGAAACCCAGATCGAACAGATATCCAAGCTCAGCCAGCAGTTTGAGGACATTGTAAAACGCAAAGAAAGCATCCTGAAATCCATGGAAGAACAGGGTGTGCTGACTGCCGAGCTCCAGCAGAGGATACAGGACAGCTTCAGCCTTCAGGAACTGGAGGACCTGTACCTGCCGTATAAAAAAAGAAGGAAAACCAGAGCAGATGCGGCCAAAGAAAAAGGCCTTGAACCTTTAGCCAGGATCATCATGAGCCAGAAAGGCAATGACCTGATGTCGCTGGCCGGAAAATACCTCAATGACCAGGTAGCTTCCGAAGAGGAAGCACTCCAGGGTGCAAGGGATATTATGGCCGAATGGATCAATGAAAATATGTACGTCCGCAAAAACCTGCGCCGGATGTTCCAGCGTAAAGCCGTTATTTCATCAAAAGCCGTAAAAGCCAAACTGGAAGATGAAGGAGCCCAGAAATTTGCCCAGTATTTCGACTGGGAGGAGCAGTTGGGCAAAATGCCTTCCCATAGGCTTTTAGCCATGCTGAGGGCAGAATCCGAAGGTTTTGTGAAAGTGAATACGGGCATTGATAAGGAAGAAGCGATCGATTTCATAGAACAGGCGGTTATCAAATCCAGGAATGAATGTTCGGAACAGATTGCCTTAGCCATCAAAGACAGCTATAAAAGGCTCCTGGAGCCTGCAATTTCCAATGAAACCTTGCAGGAAGCCAAGGAGAAAGCTGACCGTAAAGCCATTGAAGTGTTTTCTGAAAACCTGAAACAGCTCCTTCTGGCTCCGCCGTTGGGAGAAAAAAGGATCCTTGCAATAGATCCTGGATACAGAAGCGGATGCAAAGTAGTATGCCTGGATGAAAAAGGAGACCTGCTCCATAATGAAACCATCTATCCCCACGCGCCGCAGCATGAAACCGGAATGGCCATCAAGAAAATCCGGTCTATGGTGAACGCCTATGGCATTGAAGCAATCTCTATCGGTAATGGAACCGCGAGCCGCGAAACGGAATTCTTCATCAAAAAAATTGCATTCGACAGGCCGTTGCAGGTTTTTGTGGTTTCGGAAGCGGGTGCATCGGTCTATTCTGCCAGCAGAATTGCGCGGGAAGAGTTTCCCGGATATGATGTAACGGTCCGAGGTTCTGTATCGATTGGAAGGAGGCTTGCTGACCCGCTCGCTGAACTGGTAAAAATAGACCCGAAATCTATTGGTGTGGGACAATATCAGCATGATGTGGATCAGACGCAGCTGAAGAGCGAGCTGGATGCCACGGTCATGAAATGCGTAAACGCTGTCGGGATCAACCTGAATACAGCCAGCAAATCACTGTTGTCCTATGTTTCGGGGATCGGAGAAAAGATGGCTGAAAACATTGTAAACTACCGCAGTGAACACGGCGCGTTTGAAGACCGGAAGCAGCTGAAAAAAGTTCCCAGGCTGGGCGAAAAAGCATTCCAGCAGGCCGCTGCATTTGTCAGGGTCCCGGGCAGCAAAAATCCTTTGGATAATTCGGCTGTTCATCCTGAAGCTTACGGGCTCGTGGAGAAAATGGCTAAGGACCTCGGGATTAAAACCCATGAACTGATTGCCAACAAAGAGAAAATCGCTGCCATTAAACCTGAACAATATGTAACCGATACCATCGGTATTTTAGGGATCAGGGATATCCTGAAAGAATTGGAAAAACCGGGACTGGACCCAAGGAAAGCGGCCAAAATATTTGAATTTGACCCGAATGTAAAAAGCATCAAAGACCTAAAAGCCGGTATGGTCCTTCCGGGTATCGTCAACAATATTACAGCTTTCGGATGTTTTGTTGACCTGGGCATCAAAGAAAGCGGCCTGGTCCATATTTCCCAGCTGAAAGACGGTTTTGTATCCGACGTCAACGAAGTGGTTAAAATGCACCAGCATGTGCAGGTAAAAGTGACCGATGTAGATGAAGCCAGGAAGAGGATTCAGCTGAGCATGATTCTGTAA
- a CDS encoding histone H1, translated as MKELIEKINAEFEAFTTEANQQAEKGNKAAGTRARKSALELSKLFKDFRKVSVEESKK; from the coding sequence ATGAAAGAATTAATTGAAAAAATCAACGCGGAATTTGAAGCTTTTACTACTGAAGCAAACCAACAGGCAGAAAAAGGAAACAAAGCAGCAGGGACAAGAGCCCGTAAGTCAGCTTTAGAACTTAGCAAACTGTTCAAAGATTTCAGAAAAGTTTCTGTTGAAGAATCTAAAAAATAA
- a CDS encoding GLPGLI family protein, whose amino-acid sequence MKTMLLSAFMTAVLWTQAQTQTHRFIYDVQYRKDSAQHLMTKENYHLDIGDREIRYYPRDFYVGDSLAANNIPIPKNQKFNTSEIISHQPGSEDYNHYDVLENVILKHSSRSPQKWKLTGEKKNIGDLAVQKATTTWGGRNWMAWFTPDIPFQEGPYKFHGLPGLIVELYDDKDNYRFELVKSLKLSRPYTNQYIDYMIARSVAVNDRQYKEAKLKYYNSPVGYLRNSSGGTQSKEAFYLNDGTLVGSNNAREVDERLKTAIRQYNNPIELDQAIRYPK is encoded by the coding sequence ATGAAAACAATGCTTCTTTCAGCCTTTATGACGGCTGTATTGTGGACCCAGGCCCAGACTCAGACCCACCGCTTTATCTATGATGTACAATACCGGAAAGATTCCGCGCAGCACCTTATGACAAAGGAAAATTACCATCTGGATATCGGCGATAGAGAAATCAGGTATTATCCAAGGGATTTTTATGTCGGGGATTCCCTTGCCGCGAACAATATCCCTATTCCCAAAAATCAGAAGTTCAACACCTCGGAGATCATTTCCCATCAGCCAGGATCAGAGGATTACAATCATTATGATGTTTTGGAAAATGTAATTCTTAAGCATTCTTCCAGATCTCCGCAGAAATGGAAACTGACGGGAGAGAAGAAGAATATAGGAGATCTTGCAGTACAGAAGGCAACAACTACATGGGGAGGAAGAAATTGGATGGCATGGTTTACTCCCGATATTCCTTTTCAGGAGGGGCCGTACAAATTCCACGGCCTTCCGGGACTTATTGTAGAGCTTTATGACGACAAAGACAATTACCGTTTTGAGCTGGTTAAAAGCCTGAAGCTTTCCAGGCCTTATACCAATCAATACATCGATTATATGATTGCAAGGAGTGTTGCCGTAAATGATAGACAATATAAGGAAGCAAAGCTTAAATATTATAATTCGCCGGTTGGCTACCTCAGGAATTCATCAGGCGGGACCCAGTCAAAAGAAGCGTTTTACCTGAATGACGGAACACTGGTCGGGTCAAACAACGCTCGGGAAGTGGATGAAAGGCTGAAAACGGCCATCCGGCAATACAACAATCCCATAGAACTGGATCAGGCGATACGCTATCCAAAATGA
- a CDS encoding TonB-dependent receptor yields the protein MNRKIQFLSIIFLGISSVAFSQIKEEKLILNKKREPEVKKIEKKKTSVEVIKNYPPEEKSQNPVRYTITDVPTVSDFKTSTIQGEDVAPKFDATAQNNYFQFGMGNYGKILGDANISKTLDNKLEVGGDVHVLSTNGLKKDYDWKSGQSTATIGAFLNSYGDKGKFNLNAEYGLDNYNYYGIYALQPSADVDLKQKVNQFKVNGYYDFYSNEILNDVRVKSSFLKDHFDAQENQVSILANFSKHAVDLGKSGIVMNADLGVGLEAVKTDFAIRNQNSSNFFNTNLTPKLTFRKGESYLMLGSSFTFLNAKNNNTLMAEQMKNNKAYWFPQAEFQLAASEEFKFYGGVDGGLKLNTYSDLLQQNPFILSDQYLRPTETQYHFYAGLRGDFDETVKYDFSAGYGKIRNMMFFQANGLFDNDYTLNRSAYNFANTFSAVYDDGNVSDIKGSVQYFPLANLSLDGEIRFQKYDLKNYEDIYNVPLLTASIGAKYTMLDKKLLLGFKGIFASDRTTNSYAIEAVQTPLAPSGMIFSSTEDRNDKVGGYADLNLSAEYKIHKNFSIFALGNNLLSSKYQTYKGYKVLGAQVLGGVKITF from the coding sequence ATGAACAGAAAAATTCAATTTTTATCCATCATATTTTTAGGGATTTCATCCGTGGCCTTTTCCCAGATCAAGGAAGAAAAACTGATTCTTAATAAAAAAAGAGAACCGGAAGTAAAAAAGATCGAAAAAAAGAAGACTTCGGTGGAAGTGATTAAAAATTATCCGCCGGAAGAAAAATCCCAGAATCCGGTACGGTATACGATTACGGATGTCCCTACAGTTTCAGACTTTAAGACCTCAACCATCCAAGGGGAAGACGTAGCCCCAAAATTTGATGCTACGGCACAGAACAATTATTTCCAGTTCGGAATGGGGAATTACGGTAAAATCCTTGGTGACGCCAATATTTCCAAGACACTGGATAATAAACTGGAAGTGGGAGGGGATGTACATGTTCTCTCTACCAATGGACTGAAGAAAGATTACGACTGGAAGTCCGGGCAGAGTACCGCTACCATAGGCGCATTCCTGAATTCATACGGGGATAAAGGTAAATTTAATCTTAATGCGGAGTATGGTCTCGATAACTACAATTATTACGGTATTTACGCATTACAGCCCTCTGCGGATGTGGACCTGAAGCAGAAAGTCAATCAGTTCAAGGTCAACGGATATTATGATTTTTATTCCAATGAGATCCTGAACGATGTACGGGTGAAATCTTCTTTCCTAAAAGACCATTTCGATGCTCAGGAAAACCAGGTTTCCATCCTGGCTAATTTTTCAAAGCACGCTGTGGATCTCGGCAAATCCGGCATCGTGATGAATGCAGACCTTGGTGTAGGACTGGAAGCCGTAAAGACAGATTTTGCGATCAGGAATCAGAATTCATCCAACTTTTTCAATACGAACCTGACTCCGAAATTGACGTTCAGGAAAGGAGAATCCTATTTAATGCTCGGTTCATCATTTACGTTCCTGAATGCGAAAAACAATAATACTCTTATGGCCGAGCAGATGAAGAATAACAAAGCCTACTGGTTCCCGCAGGCTGAATTTCAGCTTGCCGCATCAGAAGAATTCAAGTTTTACGGTGGGGTAGACGGCGGCCTGAAGCTCAATACCTATTCAGACCTGCTGCAACAGAACCCTTTTATTCTTTCTGACCAGTATCTGAGGCCGACAGAAACCCAATATCATTTTTATGCAGGTCTAAGAGGGGATTTTGATGAAACCGTAAAATATGATTTCTCTGCAGGCTACGGCAAAATAAGAAATATGATGTTCTTCCAGGCCAACGGCCTTTTCGACAACGATTATACCCTGAACCGCTCGGCATATAATTTCGCCAATACTTTTTCGGCTGTATATGATGACGGAAATGTGAGCGATATTAAGGGAAGTGTACAGTATTTCCCGCTGGCCAACCTGAGTTTAGACGGAGAGATCCGCTTCCAGAAGTATGATCTGAAAAATTATGAAGATATTTATAACGTTCCTTTGCTTACTGCAAGCATAGGAGCAAAGTATACGATGCTGGATAAAAAACTCTTATTAGGCTTCAAGGGAATTTTTGCAAGTGACAGAACTACAAATTCTTATGCTATAGAAGCAGTGCAGACTCCATTGGCTCCTTCCGGCATGATCTTCAGCAGTACGGAAGACCGGAATGATAAAGTTGGCGGTTATGCTGATTTAAATCTTTCCGCAGAGTACAAAATTCACAAAAATTTTAGTATTTTTGCACTCGGAAATAATCTTCTGAGCTCAAAGTACCAGACGTACAAAGGCTACAAAGTTTTAGGTGCACAGGTACTGGGAGGGGTGAAGATTACATTCTAG
- a CDS encoding APC family permease produces the protein MGHLFKRKVYSETDTSTHLSRVLGVWDIVFFGIAAIIGAGSFSSLGEAVFRGGPGVILLYLICGFACGFTALCYAEFASRIPTAGSAYTYAYASFGELIAWIIGWALIMEYSFGNIYVAFSWSDYFTSFLERLGMHIPDYLTCSYTEARKAFMNGSENQELVNAWKTAPLIGSLKCIVDVPALVINGLITWLCYVGVKESKNFNNTLVILKLAVIILVVLVGFAYINTDNWTPMNPQTHVESFMPNGFAGVMSAVSGVFFAYIGFDALSVLSEETKDPQKTLPKGMIISLVLCTVIYIALTLVLTGMVDYRKFDGVGDPLSFIFEKGNANVAWMELTVSFVAIVAITTVLLVFQMGQPRIWYVMSRDGLMPKKFQTVHPKYKTPSFATIITGIVVGIPILFTDKSFILDFTSIGTIFAFVLVCAGVLMLPAKQKIKGRFHLPYINGRFIFPVIFIGGLVGFYILQPSFFEKLMDWKDPSEGEFRASIFFFILINLVLCVIAFVKKLSLIPLIGLSSCLYLLTGMSHDNWFWFGLWFAIGLVIYFCYGYRNSKLGQQS, from the coding sequence ATGGGTCATCTTTTTAAGAGAAAAGTTTATTCGGAGACCGATACATCCACTCATTTATCGAGGGTTCTGGGTGTTTGGGACATCGTTTTTTTCGGCATTGCAGCCATTATCGGAGCAGGGAGTTTCAGCAGTCTGGGAGAAGCTGTTTTCCGAGGAGGGCCCGGGGTGATTCTACTCTACCTGATCTGCGGTTTTGCCTGCGGCTTTACCGCGCTGTGCTATGCAGAATTTGCCAGCAGGATCCCTACCGCAGGATCAGCTTATACCTATGCTTATGCCAGTTTCGGTGAACTGATTGCCTGGATCATCGGCTGGGCCCTGATCATGGAATATTCTTTCGGAAATATCTATGTGGCCTTTTCATGGTCAGATTATTTTACCAGCTTCCTGGAACGCCTCGGCATGCATATCCCTGATTATTTAACGTGCAGCTATACCGAAGCCAGAAAAGCATTCATGAACGGTTCTGAAAACCAGGAACTGGTCAACGCATGGAAGACAGCCCCGCTCATCGGCAGCCTGAAATGTATTGTAGATGTTCCCGCACTGGTCATTAACGGTCTGATTACCTGGCTATGCTATGTAGGTGTAAAGGAAAGTAAGAATTTTAACAATACCCTGGTTATCCTGAAACTGGCCGTGATTATCCTTGTGGTACTGGTAGGTTTTGCCTATATCAACACCGATAACTGGACACCGATGAATCCGCAGACGCATGTGGAGTCTTTTATGCCGAACGGTTTTGCCGGGGTGATGAGTGCAGTTTCCGGAGTGTTTTTTGCCTATATCGGTTTTGATGCACTGAGCGTGCTTTCAGAAGAAACCAAAGATCCTCAGAAAACCCTGCCGAAAGGGATGATCATCTCTCTGGTTCTATGTACCGTAATTTATATCGCCCTGACTCTGGTTCTTACCGGAATGGTAGACTACAGAAAGTTTGACGGAGTGGGTGATCCGCTATCCTTCATTTTTGAGAAAGGAAATGCCAATGTAGCCTGGATGGAACTTACGGTGTCGTTTGTTGCTATCGTTGCCATTACCACCGTATTGCTGGTATTCCAGATGGGACAGCCGAGAATATGGTATGTGATGAGCCGGGACGGACTGATGCCTAAGAAATTCCAGACCGTGCATCCCAAATATAAAACGCCTTCTTTTGCTACCATAATCACCGGGATTGTTGTCGGAATACCTATATTATTTACCGATAAGAGCTTTATCCTTGACTTTACCAGTATAGGAACCATATTCGCTTTTGTACTGGTTTGTGCAGGTGTCCTGATGCTGCCTGCAAAACAGAAGATCAAAGGGAGATTCCATCTTCCGTACATTAACGGCCGGTTTATCTTTCCGGTGATATTCATCGGCGGGCTGGTCGGTTTCTATATCCTGCAGCCTTCTTTCTTTGAAAAACTTATGGATTGGAAAGATCCATCGGAAGGGGAATTTAGAGCCTCAATATTTTTCTTTATCCTGATCAATCTGGTGCTGTGCGTGATTGCATTTGTAAAAAAACTTTCATTAATCCCTCTGATCGGGTTAAGTTCATGCCTGTATCTCCTTACGGGAATGAGCCATGACAACTGGTTCTGGTTCGGGCTTTGGTTTGCCATCGGACTGGTGATCTACTTCTGCTATGGGTACCGGAACAGCAAGCTGGGACAACAGTCTTAA